One genomic segment of Vulgatibacter sp. includes these proteins:
- a CDS encoding methyl-accepting chemotaxis protein produces MNRRADTAGSELRGLAQRHRKALVDHAAELQSMAATMRELDAASHEIAQGAGRVAGAAERSLVQVRAGEEATAGMVQRLEAIHDNAASVHGALGALAEKIAAIGSAVEVIDDLSDRVDLLALNAALEGARAGEAGRGLQVIAAEMRRMAENVAARTRGIRELLEQTHEASEAALQASERNRDVAIDAEELGLAATASLGEILTCAEETASAAREIGIATLQQQEASEGALRGVVALTETGVSLRGIAAELEERIE; encoded by the coding sequence ATGAACCGCCGGGCCGACACCGCTGGATCGGAGCTCCGAGGGCTGGCGCAGCGCCACCGCAAGGCGCTCGTCGACCACGCGGCGGAGCTGCAGTCGATGGCGGCGACGATGCGGGAGCTCGACGCCGCCTCCCACGAGATCGCCCAGGGCGCAGGTCGCGTGGCGGGCGCCGCGGAGCGGAGCCTCGTGCAGGTCCGCGCCGGCGAGGAGGCGACCGCCGGGATGGTCCAGCGCCTCGAGGCGATCCACGACAACGCCGCGTCGGTCCACGGGGCCCTCGGGGCGCTGGCGGAGAAGATCGCCGCGATCGGCAGCGCGGTGGAGGTGATCGACGATCTCTCCGACCGCGTCGATCTCCTCGCCCTCAACGCCGCCCTCGAGGGCGCGCGGGCAGGGGAGGCGGGCCGCGGTCTCCAGGTGATCGCCGCGGAGATGCGGCGGATGGCGGAGAACGTGGCGGCGCGCACCAGGGGGATCCGCGAGCTCCTCGAGCAGACCCACGAGGCGAGCGAGGCGGCGCTGCAGGCCTCGGAGCGCAACCGCGACGTGGCCATCGACGCGGAGGAACTCGGCCTCGCCGCCACCGCCAGCCTCGGGGAGATCCTCACCTGCGCGGAGGAGACGGCGTCCGCCGCCAGGGAGATCGGGATCGCCACGCTGCAGCAGCAGGAGGCCTCCGAGGGAGCGCTCCGCGGCGTGGTCGCCCTCACCGAGACCGGCGTCTCGCTCCGGGGGATCGCGGCGGAGCTCGAGGAGCGGATCGAGTAG
- a CDS encoding glycosyltransferase family 2 protein yields MAGPRLSAVVMCFNEKRVIGRCLDALAFCDEIVVVDDCSTDGTWELLQQRADVRPFQHRHTTFAAQRQYGKDRATGDWILTMDADETVTPALARRIRETIARADAADVYEIRRINPYPRTLDGHFWTKHPRLVRAEKCRWVVTDDPHSPLDTQGLRVAILEGAHLDHEPLPDVATMLRKNINRSLIVAALDRSKGREGGLLSLLGSSLGRFFKYYVREGAWRFGADGLIFAAACGFEAFAKQAFLVERQDRPLEQMQDGGPGSYPAGTTFVSGKGEKAA; encoded by the coding sequence ATGGCGGGGCCCCGGCTTTCTGCAGTGGTGATGTGCTTCAACGAGAAGCGGGTGATCGGCCGCTGCCTCGACGCGCTCGCCTTCTGCGACGAGATCGTGGTGGTGGACGACTGCTCCACCGACGGCACCTGGGAGCTGCTCCAGCAGCGCGCCGACGTCCGGCCCTTCCAGCACCGGCACACCACCTTCGCCGCCCAGCGCCAGTACGGAAAGGATCGCGCCACCGGCGACTGGATCCTCACCATGGACGCGGACGAGACGGTGACCCCGGCGCTCGCGCGCCGGATCCGCGAGACCATCGCCCGCGCCGACGCCGCCGACGTCTACGAGATCCGCCGAATCAATCCCTACCCGCGGACCCTCGACGGCCACTTCTGGACGAAGCATCCGCGCCTGGTGCGGGCGGAGAAATGCCGCTGGGTGGTGACCGACGACCCCCACTCGCCCCTCGACACGCAGGGGCTGCGGGTGGCGATCCTCGAGGGCGCCCACCTCGACCACGAGCCGCTCCCCGACGTGGCAACGATGCTGCGCAAGAACATCAACCGCAGCCTGATCGTGGCGGCGCTCGATCGTTCGAAGGGGCGCGAGGGCGGGTTGCTCTCGCTGCTCGGCTCCTCGCTCGGGCGCTTCTTCAAATATTACGTGCGCGAGGGCGCGTGGCGCTTCGGCGCCGACGGGCTGATCTTCGCCGCGGCGTGCGGCTTCGAGGCCTTCGCGAAGCAGGCCTTCCTCGTCGAGCGACAGGACAGGCCCCTCGAGCAGATGCAGGACGGCGGCCCCGGCTCCTATCCGGCGGGCACCACCTTCGTCTCCGGCAAGGGCGAGAAGGCCGCCTAG
- a CDS encoding squalene/phytoene synthase family protein, protein MADLEKLLLRTSRTFALSIPRLPRPLRDQVAVAYLLFRVADTLEDAFRWDRALRVEALDGFAAVLRGEADPAALVATWRGAPPCDHEGYLELLEALPALLAAFAAIEPAARGVIAHHALRTTEGMRAFVARASEEGRLQLRDLGDLVAYCYVVAGIVGELLTDLLLLAEDLEVAEEALRARAVAFGEALQLVNILKDAADDASEGRSFLPPDLDLAVVFARARADLGAARGYVRALQAAGASAGVIAFCALPVLLAAKTLDEVEARGAGAKVDRATVEAVVAGLDEAIAAGRPAA, encoded by the coding sequence ATGGCGGATCTCGAGAAGCTGCTCCTGCGCACCAGCCGCACCTTCGCCCTCTCGATCCCGCGCCTGCCCCGGCCGCTGCGCGATCAGGTGGCGGTGGCCTACCTCCTCTTCCGCGTCGCCGACACCCTCGAGGACGCCTTCCGCTGGGACCGGGCCCTTCGGGTCGAGGCCCTGGACGGCTTCGCGGCGGTGCTGCGGGGCGAGGCAGATCCCGCGGCGCTGGTCGCCACCTGGCGAGGTGCCCCGCCCTGCGATCACGAGGGCTACCTCGAGCTCCTCGAAGCCCTGCCCGCGCTCCTCGCCGCCTTCGCCGCGATCGAGCCCGCCGCCCGCGGCGTGATCGCCCACCACGCGCTCCGCACCACCGAGGGCATGCGCGCCTTCGTGGCCCGGGCGAGCGAGGAAGGGCGGCTGCAGCTGCGCGATCTCGGCGATCTGGTGGCCTATTGTTATGTGGTGGCGGGGATCGTCGGCGAGCTCCTCACCGATCTCCTCCTCCTCGCCGAGGACCTCGAGGTGGCGGAGGAGGCGCTCCGCGCCAGGGCGGTGGCCTTCGGGGAGGCGCTCCAGCTCGTCAACATCCTCAAGGACGCGGCGGACGACGCGAGCGAGGGGCGCAGCTTCCTCCCACCGGATCTCGACCTGGCGGTGGTCTTCGCCAGGGCCCGGGCCGATCTCGGCGCTGCCCGCGGCTACGTGCGGGCGCTCCAGGCCGCCGGCGCCTCCGCAGGCGTGATCGCCTTCTGCGCCCTGCCGGTGCTCCTCGCGGCGAAGACCCTCGACGAGGTGGAGGCGCGGGGCGCCGGGGCGAAGGTGGACCGGGCCACGGTGGAGGCGGTGGTCGCCGGCCTGGACGAGGCGATCGCCGCAGGCAGGCCCGCTGCCTAG